In Desulfobaculum bizertense DSM 18034, the sequence GTCAGGTGGGGCTCAAACTGGGGCAGGGCAGAAAGCTTGTGGATATTCTCGACGAGATGCGCTCTGTGGCCGAAGGTGTGAAAACCACCGAAGCCGTGTACACCCTTGCCAAGCAAAAGGGCGTGAGTATGCCCATCACTGAGCAGCTGTATCAGGTGCTCTACGAAGACAAGGACCCGCGTGAAGCGGTGACCGAGCTGATGACTCGCGAACTTCGCGACGAATAGCGTCTTGCTGACAAAAATAAAGCGGCTCCCTCCATTTGGAAGGGGCCGCTTTTTTGTTCTCTTGGAGTGGCGAGACTCATTCTCCGGGAAGCCACTGTACCCACAGGGAGCGTCGGCGTGGGCCGTCCCAGTCGCAGAAAAAAACTCCCTGCCACGTTCCGAGCTGCATTTTGCCATTGGCAACAATCAGGGTTTGCCCGGGGCCAAAGAGGCTGGTTTTGATGTGCGCATCAGAGTTGCCCTCTGCGTGCTCAAAGTCACTCCGCTGCGGCACCATGCTATGCATGTGGCGCGTTATGTCGCGGACCACGTCAGGATCAGCGGCTTCGTTTACCGTGATGCCTGCCGTTGTGTGTGGACTCCAGAGCAGGACTGCTCCGTTTTGCCAGCCCTTGCGCGTGACCAGTGCCTGCACAAGGTGGGTCACATTGACGAGCGACTCGCGACGCTCTGTTTCAATGGTCAGCTTTTCCATCTGAACTCCTCCTGTGTGCTTTGCCCCGGCTACGGTCCCGGTATCTTCTAGGCTCTGAACCCGTGGCTAAAGCCTTCGTCGTAGAGTTTGGAAATGTGGTCTTCGCCATCCTCACCCGGGAAAATCAAAAAGACTGTCTGGCGGGTGAAATTGTTTTCGTGTGCGGTGGCAGCAAGTTTGCCAAGCGTGGAGCGCACAATGGTCTGCTGCGGCCAGCCAACGCGGTAGGCCAGAACAACTGGTGTCTCGTCATCAAGGCCGCCTGCCTGCAATTCTTCCTGCACGCCTTCTGGATTGCCAGAGGACAGGTAGATCGCCATAGAGCAGCCATGTGAGGCCAGCTTGCGCAGCTTTTCGCGCTCAGGAACCGGAGTGCGGCCCTCAAGGCGGGTAATGATGAGTGACTGGGTGTTTTCCGGAACAGTGAAGGACATGCCAGCTGCCGCAGCGCCCGCAAATGCCGCCGTTACGCCGGGAAGCACTGCCCAGCTGATGCCGTCTGCGTCCAAAAGACGCGCCTGCTCGCGAACTGCGCCGTAAAGACCAGCGTCACCCGTGTGCACTCGCACAACTTTCTTTTCCTGTGCTACTGCCTCGCGAATGATTGCGTGGGTCTCTTCCAGCGTCATTGGGGCAGAATCATAGACCTCTGCGCCGTCTTTTGCGCAGGCTACCAGCTCACGGGGGACAAGAGAACCTGCGTAAATGACGCAGTCTGCTTCTTCAATGAATCGACGTCCCTTAACCGTAATCAGCTCCGGATCTCCCGGGCCTGCACTCACAAACCAAACCTGTGCGTCAGCCATATTCATCCTGTTTACTCGCTCTCAACAGCAGCATGAACTGCCGCAAGAATCGCCTGAAATACTTCGTCAATGCCCATTTCTGAGCTATCCACCACCACAGCATCCTTGGCAGGACGCAGCGGAGCTACTTTTCGGTTGCGGTCCAGTTCATCGCGTTCCCGAATCTGCTGGGCCAGCTTTTTCAGATTTGCATCGTGTCCCATTTCCTGGAGCTGGAGGAAGCGCCGTTTTGCCCGCACTTCCGCGCTCGCATCCAGAAAAATTTTGCACGTTGCCTCAGGAAAAACCGTCGTGCCCATGTCTCTGCCCTCTGCGAGCAAAGACACCTCGCTCCCCAGCCTCTGCTGTGAGCGGCGAAGGAATGTCCGCACTGTCGGCAGAACCGCTACCCGTGAGGCCATCATCCCCACTTCTTCGGTTCTGATTTCATTGCCAATTCTGCGCTTGTTCACCCGGAGGACAGACTCTCCCTCTTCTTGCGAAAGAGAGAAGTGGAGTGTGTTCAGGCGTTCAGACATTTCGCCCTCAGGCAGTTTGTCTGCATCATGTCCCAGCTCCAGTGCGGTCGTTCGGAACATTGCACCAGTATCAAGGTAGGCAATGCCAAGCTCTTTTGCCACTCGCTGAGCCAGTGTTGTTTTGCCAACTCCAGCCGGTCCGTCCAAGGTCACAATCACAGGTTTAGCCATGCGCCAGAATCTCCCTCGCTGTTTCTATGAACACGTTATTTTCACGCTCGTTGCCAATAGTAATGCGCAGCGAGCGCGGTAAGTTGTAGCTCCCGAGAGGACGCAGAATAATGCCGCATCGCAGCATTTTTTCTACAAACTCTTTCGCCCCAAAGGGCGCATCGGCTGGCATATCTACC encodes:
- the cobM gene encoding precorrin-4 C(11)-methyltransferase — its product is MADAQVWFVSAGPGDPELITVKGRRFIEEADCVIYAGSLVPRELVACAKDGAEVYDSAPMTLEETHAIIREAVAQEKKVVRVHTGDAGLYGAVREQARLLDADGISWAVLPGVTAAFAGAAAAGMSFTVPENTQSLIITRLEGRTPVPEREKLRKLASHGCSMAIYLSSGNPEGVQEELQAGGLDDETPVVLAYRVGWPQQTIVRSTLGKLAATAHENNFTRQTVFLIFPGEDGEDHISKLYDEGFSHGFRA
- a CDS encoding secondary thiamine-phosphate synthase enzyme YjbQ; this translates as MEKLTIETERRESLVNVTHLVQALVTRKGWQNGAVLLWSPHTTAGITVNEAADPDVVRDITRHMHSMVPQRSDFEHAEGNSDAHIKTSLFGPGQTLIVANGKMQLGTWQGVFFCDWDGPRRRSLWVQWLPGE
- the cmk gene encoding (d)CMP kinase, yielding MAKPVIVTLDGPAGVGKTTLAQRVAKELGIAYLDTGAMFRTTALELGHDADKLPEGEMSERLNTLHFSLSQEEGESVLRVNKRRIGNEIRTEEVGMMASRVAVLPTVRTFLRRSQQRLGSEVSLLAEGRDMGTTVFPEATCKIFLDASAEVRAKRRFLQLQEMGHDANLKKLAQQIRERDELDRNRKVAPLRPAKDAVVVDSSEMGIDEVFQAILAAVHAAVESE